The following nucleotide sequence is from Carassius carassius chromosome 16, fCarCar2.1, whole genome shotgun sequence.
aataaataaaaaatactggatGTTCAGTAATGCAGAGTGGGACATTGTTGATTGAATGATATATTGaaaaaagcatatttaaaataaaataaaaatacatgttccTTATTTTTGTTTGGACAACGtgcaattttgttattttttgccaTTATTTTATGTCCATAATCCTCTGTCTTCATATGTCCACATgtgttcttaaagggacagttcacaaaaaaaataaaaatctgttatttttattcctcaagttgttccaaacttatATGTGTTTCTTTCTTCTATTGAAAACATAAGAACTGTAAGAATTTTGATAACCAATTAGTCAATGGCTACCCTCAGTTCTTTGGTTAATATATTATTTTGGTATgtgtgacatttataatgttcaacAAAGTCTTAACACTAGAGGGAGACAAGAGCTTTTGAAAAGACTGTCTTTATAAATCAAGGCAGATGAGAAGTTTTATCTTATGtaaaattattatgaaattattatagTAAAATTATGCATTCATATGTTTGATTATGAACTCAAGATCCTTCAAAAATAGGGAATGTTTTGCACAATGAGATGATAGAGTAAACTCGATAAATTTCACTTGATTTTTTATTGAGATGCCATTGACATAAAATAGGTTTTTGTTATAAGAGTACAGCCATGAGTACATTATCATGACACATTATGAATACACATAATTCCATATCTGAAAAACAGTTCTGCTCGTCTGACACATCTTAAGGCATTAGATGATTTTGCAGGTTTTCTTGTTCCTGGTTCTTCACTTCGACATCCTCAAACACAGTATTTCCAGAAACAGGCTAAAAAGTAGAAAATTGTATAATTACATCCTCATTCATGCAATTGACAAACATCTGTTCATAAAAAAGCAACACTCACCATCATCTCTTTTGCTGATCATGGATCCCTCTTTTTCTATTGCGTTTGACACCAATTTTCTTTCTACATTTAGCTCTTCTTGAAGGGCTGCAAGCTGAAACAGCAAGCTGACAATTAGCTTTCATTATAATAGTTAgtaaatttttattaatacatttgtatatgaatatattttgtgtttatttatatatatatatatatatatatatatatatatatatatatatatatatatatatatatataatgaaaattaaatatttaattgtatttaaagacAAATGATTTTTTTACGAAACTGAACCGAAATGAAACCTACCTCCTGCAGCTCTGTGATTTTTCTGGCCAGCTCGAGTTCTGAGATTCAAGAACAAGTGCAGGTTTGTGGATTATAAGATGcttattcattttacatttgcTAAGAATAAGACGATCTGTGCAacacataaataaaatgcatttatttacctATCGCAACCTTTTCTTGCACAGGCATTATGTTTTTCCGGAGCAGAAATGCCAAGATCTGGTTCTGCACATCTGAATCCTCCACTGAATGGAACACCTGGTTgactataaaaatgaaaatatg
It contains:
- the uts2d gene encoding urotensin 2 domain containing — encoded protein: MDRLSSGRLLPRLAFLLLIGALNVHTRSLLSPVNQVFHSVEDSDVQNQILAFLLRKNIMPVQEKVAIELELARKITELQELAALQEELNVERKLVSNAIEKEGSMISKRDDACFWKYCV